The Flavobacterium faecale genome has a segment encoding these proteins:
- a CDS encoding recombinase: MNVRHQFQQDKTIKELFENHFDKGVYADERLLFLVDLIHVFRPKKPIKIEQVDMTECIDFLQNNPRYIPLLRDYFRTVISKNKFSRLLTDSGILNDNHFLKEIKKRLFEKFLPFQPEKGTLQFVLNQVFYLSTDSIWINKIPYDQIVVLYELLGFTDIYENVKQETPFSEVMIAMQILAQRMSGRALENDVIKMVPEYSNFESPFLGFEKELNQLEHIIRANGCHYIQSTELVYKQVLMLHKQCNDFVDKAFLNSSKYGISLSVNQSLLRIRQQLVRIKELLPLLVVDSEEGKKRNSTLVLIRLIRYNCYKNNIRKLLLESTQLISYEITQHTAKSGQKYITDGYKEYFSMFYKAIGGGFIVGFLCLFKLLFSRIETSAFGHAFFYSLNYASGFVIIFLLGFTLATKQPAMTAATIAQTLDEGMKNKNQVKEKHTLFAKLFARIFRTQFIAFVGNVLFAFPVSLFLIWMLDLVSGVNYAEARAGKLIHDLDPIYSMSIIHAAIAGVYLFFSGIISGNIANRNKHYQVAYRIQENPFLKQTFGIVKTKKISNWVHENWAGVISNMWFGIFLGSTASLGIFFGLNLDIRHITFASGNFALGLYGNHFSLNFWSLFWSVIGIGLIGFINFIVSFSLSMFLALRSRNIPLSELRLLNKSIIYYFKRAPLNFFFPLKDKA, encoded by the coding sequence ATGAATGTAAGGCATCAATTTCAACAGGATAAAACGATAAAGGAACTCTTTGAAAATCATTTTGATAAGGGTGTTTATGCTGATGAAAGATTGTTATTTCTAGTAGATTTAATCCATGTGTTTAGACCCAAAAAGCCTATAAAAATAGAGCAAGTGGACATGACTGAATGCATTGATTTTTTGCAAAATAACCCACGCTATATTCCGTTACTCAGGGATTATTTTAGAACGGTGATCAGTAAAAACAAGTTTTCTAGACTTTTAACAGACTCTGGTATCCTAAATGACAATCATTTTCTCAAAGAAATCAAGAAAAGATTGTTCGAAAAATTTTTACCCTTTCAGCCAGAAAAGGGAACGTTGCAATTTGTATTAAACCAAGTTTTTTACTTGAGCACAGATTCAATTTGGATTAACAAAATTCCCTACGATCAGATTGTTGTTTTGTACGAATTATTAGGGTTCACAGATATATACGAAAACGTCAAACAAGAAACACCTTTTTCTGAGGTCATGATTGCGATGCAAATTTTGGCGCAAAGAATGAGTGGTCGCGCATTGGAAAATGATGTGATTAAAATGGTGCCAGAATATTCTAATTTTGAGAGTCCGTTTTTGGGTTTCGAAAAAGAATTAAATCAGCTCGAGCACATTATTCGTGCCAACGGTTGTCATTATATCCAGTCAACTGAGCTGGTGTATAAGCAGGTTTTAATGTTGCACAAGCAGTGCAATGATTTTGTAGATAAAGCCTTTTTGAACAGTTCCAAATACGGGATATCCTTATCTGTTAATCAAAGTTTGCTTCGTATTCGTCAGCAATTAGTTCGAATTAAAGAGTTGTTGCCTTTGTTGGTAGTGGATAGCGAAGAAGGAAAAAAAAGAAATAGCACCCTAGTGTTGATCCGATTGATTCGCTACAATTGCTACAAGAATAATATTCGAAAGTTACTACTTGAAAGTACACAATTGATATCGTATGAAATAACACAACATACCGCGAAATCCGGTCAAAAATACATTACAGATGGTTACAAAGAATATTTTTCTATGTTCTACAAAGCTATTGGTGGTGGGTTTATAGTTGGTTTTTTATGCTTATTCAAATTGCTTTTTTCTCGAATAGAAACATCTGCTTTTGGACACGCCTTTTTTTATAGTTTGAATTATGCTTCGGGCTTTGTTATTATCTTTTTACTAGGTTTTACACTAGCGACTAAGCAGCCTGCAATGACGGCGGCAACTATTGCGCAAACCTTGGACGAAGGAATGAAAAACAAGAATCAAGTAAAGGAAAAACATACTTTGTTTGCCAAATTGTTTGCTCGAATTTTTAGAACTCAGTTTATTGCCTTTGTCGGTAATGTGCTTTTTGCATTTCCGGTTTCTTTATTTTTAATCTGGATGTTGGATTTGGTAAGTGGTGTGAATTATGCCGAAGCCCGTGCGGGGAAATTAATTCATGATCTAGATCCTATTTATTCCATGTCAATTATTCATGCGGCTATTGCAGGTGTCTATTTGTTTTTTTCAGGGATTATTTCGGGAAATATAGCCAACAGAAACAAACATTATCAAGTAGCTTATCGTATTCAAGAGAATCCGTTTTTAAAACAGACTTTCGGTATTGTCAAAACAAAAAAAATATCCAATTGGGTGCATGAAAATTGGGCTGGTGTAATCTCAAATATGTGGTTCGGTATCTTTTTGGGAAGTACCGCCTCTCTAGGGATCTTTTTTGGACTAAATTTAGATATTCGTCACATCACCTTTGCTAGTGGGAACTTTGCTTTAGGCCTTTATGGTAACCATTTTTCGCTTAACTTTTGGTCTCTGTTTTGGTCTGTGATCGGAATTGGTTTGATTGGTTTTATCAATTTTATTGTTAGTTTTTCGCTGTCGATGTTTTTGGCATTGCGTTCACGAAATATTCCATTATCAGAATTGAGATTACTGAATAAATCTATTATTTACTATTTTAAAAGAGCGCCACTAAACTTCTTTTTCCCACTGAAAGACAAGGCATAG
- the nuoK gene encoding NADH-quinone oxidoreductase subunit NuoK translates to MNNILNEIGIENYIFLAVILFSIGVCGVLYRRNAIIVFMSIEIMLNAVNLLFVAFSTYHQDPQGQIFVFFSMAVAAAEVAVGLAILVSVFKNLGTISIDKLKNLKG, encoded by the coding sequence ATGAACAATATTTTAAACGAAATAGGAATCGAGAATTACATTTTCCTTGCCGTGATACTTTTTAGTATTGGTGTGTGTGGCGTTTTGTACAGACGAAATGCAATTATTGTGTTTATGTCTATCGAAATTATGTTGAATGCGGTTAATTTGTTGTTTGTAGCTTTCTCTACCTACCATCAAGATCCGCAAGGTCAAATTTTTGTATTCTTCTCGATGGCAGTTGCTGCTGCAGAAGTTGCTGTAGGATTGGCCATCTTGGTTTCTGTATTTAAGAACTTAGGTACAATTAGTATCGATAAATTAAAAAATTTAAAAGGATAA
- a CDS encoding MFS transporter, with product MIRLNFIGNFRAQGKIKKSFRNAKQSYLLRIRLAVASFYFGMGLCFATWASRIPDIKLALQLSPADLGTILLALPLGQMTMMPFSGRLVTRFGSHRLAVFSLVMYGVCLTNMGLATSSWQLGVGLYLFGMCGNMNNIAVNTQGVYTEKLFNKNIMASFHGVWSFAGFTGALIGIAMLALHMTPFQHFATVAAIVVLLVAINFKFLIRAKETPKTDEKKKLFTKPDPALLSLGVIGFGCMASEGIMFDWSGIYFEEIVKVPGPLIVLGYTSFMIMMATGRFLGDGLITKFGRKKVIQTSGFMISTGLFTAVFFPYLIPATLGFMLVGLGVSTIVPTLYSVAGKTPNIPPGEAIAMVTSVSFLGFLMGPPVIGFIAEAFGLRFSFAFIGIFGLIIAFLVSRIKALQ from the coding sequence TTGATTCGATTAAACTTCATAGGCAATTTTAGAGCGCAAGGAAAAATAAAAAAGAGCTTTAGGAACGCTAAACAATCTTATTTATTACGAATTCGTTTGGCCGTTGCTTCCTTTTATTTTGGAATGGGATTATGCTTTGCTACATGGGCAAGCCGAATTCCGGATATAAAATTAGCACTACAATTAAGCCCAGCAGATTTAGGAACAATATTACTAGCCTTACCACTCGGTCAAATGACTATGATGCCTTTTTCTGGGAGATTAGTCACCCGATTTGGCAGTCATCGACTAGCCGTTTTTTCACTGGTGATGTATGGTGTATGTTTGACCAATATGGGACTAGCAACAAGCTCATGGCAACTAGGTGTCGGCCTTTATCTGTTTGGTATGTGCGGCAACATGAACAATATTGCCGTCAATACCCAAGGCGTTTATACAGAAAAGTTATTCAACAAAAACATAATGGCCTCTTTTCATGGTGTATGGAGCTTTGCGGGTTTTACAGGCGCACTTATTGGTATTGCAATGCTAGCGCTACACATGACGCCTTTTCAACATTTTGCTACAGTAGCAGCGATCGTAGTCTTATTGGTTGCCATCAACTTCAAATTCTTAATTAGAGCCAAAGAAACACCAAAAACAGACGAAAAAAAGAAACTATTTACCAAGCCCGATCCTGCGCTGTTATCACTAGGAGTCATTGGTTTTGGCTGTATGGCAAGTGAAGGAATTATGTTTGATTGGAGCGGTATCTATTTTGAAGAAATTGTCAAAGTTCCAGGTCCCTTGATCGTTTTGGGGTATACCTCTTTTATGATTATGATGGCGACAGGACGCTTTTTGGGTGATGGACTAATAACAAAATTTGGTCGTAAAAAAGTTATTCAAACTAGTGGATTTATGATCTCAACGGGATTATTTACTGCCGTATTTTTCCCCTACCTGATACCAGCAACCTTAGGTTTTATGCTCGTAGGACTTGGCGTTTCAACCATCGTACCTACGTTATACAGCGTAGCGGGTAAAACACCTAACATTCCGCCTGGTGAGGCAATCGCCATGGTAACAAGCGTAAGTTTTCTAGGTTTTTTAATGGGTCCACCCGTAATCGGCTTTATTGCTGAAGCATTTGGACTCCGTTTTTCATTTGCCTTTATTGGGATATTCGGACTTATTATAGCTTTTTTAGTTTCTAGAATCAAGGCATTACAGTAG
- a CDS encoding NUDIX hydrolase, producing the protein MDFRKINNLSVDCVIFGLGAEKLNVLLQKRCLNLFSDNFAVINDWILPGENVFKSNSLGQSADKILDELDFGQFTNKKQFRTYGSHKRVKSDKDLLWVRSQGAEARTITVVYYLTMPLESTILEGDSDLQWFPVEDLPEVGFDHKLIIHDAFEDLKNKITTEPVLFDLVPTKFTLNELQIAFEILLDIELDNRNFRKKTISKPYIVPLDDKRKVAGSKKPSKLYMFSQDVYDKIAEKDFMIGTIL; encoded by the coding sequence ATGGACTTTAGAAAAATAAATAACTTATCGGTAGATTGTGTCATTTTTGGTCTTGGGGCAGAAAAATTGAATGTTTTGTTGCAAAAGCGTTGTTTAAACCTCTTTAGCGATAATTTTGCTGTTATTAATGACTGGATTCTACCTGGTGAAAACGTTTTTAAAAGCAACAGTTTAGGTCAATCTGCTGACAAAATTTTGGACGAATTGGACTTTGGTCAGTTTACCAACAAAAAGCAATTTAGAACTTATGGTAGTCACAAACGTGTCAAGTCTGATAAAGATCTACTGTGGGTGCGTAGCCAAGGAGCGGAGGCTAGAACAATAACAGTGGTCTATTATTTGACCATGCCTTTGGAATCTACAATATTAGAAGGCGATAGCGATTTGCAATGGTTTCCTGTAGAAGATTTGCCTGAAGTAGGTTTTGATCATAAATTGATCATTCATGATGCTTTTGAAGATCTAAAGAATAAAATCACTACTGAGCCTGTTTTATTTGATCTTGTACCTACTAAATTCACTTTAAACGAACTCCAAATTGCCTTTGAAATCCTCTTGGATATCGAATTGGACAATCGTAATTTTAGAAAGAAAACCATCAGTAAACCCTACATCGTGCCACTCGACGATAAACGGAAAGTTGCGGGTTCAAAAAAGCCTTCTAAGCTCTATATGTTCAGCCAAGATGTGTATGATAAAATTGCTGAAAAAGATTTTATGATCGGTACGATTTTGTAG
- a CDS encoding four helix bundle protein: MTKEELKKRTKLFAVNVFKFVMAIEKSKAVDVVSYQLFKSSSSVAANYRAVCRGKSDADFLNKLKIVDEESDESLFWLEFIKDLDIKCDQVELEKLIKEADELTAIFSAGIRTV; the protein is encoded by the coding sequence ATGACTAAAGAAGAATTAAAGAAACGTACAAAGTTATTTGCGGTAAACGTATTTAAGTTTGTGATGGCAATTGAAAAAAGCAAAGCTGTCGACGTTGTTTCTTATCAGCTTTTTAAATCATCTTCATCAGTTGCCGCGAATTATCGTGCTGTTTGTAGAGGAAAATCAGATGCTGATTTTTTGAACAAATTAAAAATTGTAGACGAAGAGTCTGATGAAAGTTTATTTTGGTTAGAATTTATTAAAGATTTAGATATAAAATGTGACCAAGTAGAATTAGAAAAATTGATAAAAGAGGCTGACGAATTAACAGCTATTTTTTCAGCAGGAATTAGAACAGTATAA
- the nuoL gene encoding NADH-quinone oxidoreductase subunit L — protein MDTNLALLLLLAPFLGFLLNIFFGKSIGKTASGILGTLTVVLSFVVTLFFFTQINSSQEAIQIQLFDWIQISNFKVDFGFLLDQLSVLWLLFVTGIGSLIHLYSISYMHDDENMHKFFAYLNLFIFFMITLVMGSNLLVLFIGWEGVGLCSYLLIGFWHKNQDFNDAAKKAFIMNRIGDLGLLIGIFILGSMFSTLDYNSLQAAISGATNLDVTTLSIAAFCLFIGACGKSAQIPLYTWLPDAMAGPTPVSALIHAATMVTAGIFMITRLNYVFDLAPDVQNIIAIVGAVTSLVAATIALVQTDIKKVLAYSTVSQLGLMFLALGLGAYEVAVFHVITHAFFKACLFLGSGSVIHALHGEQDMRNMGGLKKWMGVTFFTFLISSLAISGIPPFSGFFSKDEILMVAFEHNKVLWFIASLASLLTAFYMFRLLYLTFFNDFRGTEKQKNHLHESPALITFPLIVLAILAAIGGLISLPTNSWLNGYLAPLFSKEAHEAHHFGTQEYSLMAIAVIGGLVGIGIAFSKYLKQNQVPESDENITGFAKTLYNKYYVDEAYDFVFVKSINGLSNFFRDQVETGLSSLVFGLGKITNEIGYQGKKVQSGSIGLYVFIFVLGLSAILTYLFLAQ, from the coding sequence ATGGATACAAATTTAGCTTTACTCTTATTATTAGCTCCTTTTTTAGGGTTTTTACTAAATATTTTCTTTGGGAAAAGCATTGGCAAAACAGCATCTGGAATATTGGGAACACTAACTGTAGTGTTATCATTTGTTGTTACTTTGTTTTTCTTCACTCAAATTAATTCAAGCCAAGAAGCCATACAAATTCAATTGTTTGATTGGATTCAGATTAGCAATTTCAAAGTGGATTTTGGTTTCTTATTGGACCAACTTTCTGTTCTTTGGTTACTATTTGTAACCGGAATTGGTTCTTTGATTCACCTCTACTCTATCAGTTATATGCATGATGATGAGAATATGCATAAGTTCTTTGCGTATTTGAATCTGTTTATCTTCTTTATGATAACATTGGTAATGGGTAGCAACCTATTGGTATTGTTCATTGGTTGGGAAGGTGTTGGATTGTGTTCTTACTTATTGATCGGATTTTGGCATAAAAACCAAGACTTCAACGATGCGGCTAAGAAAGCTTTCATCATGAACCGAATTGGAGATCTAGGATTGTTGATCGGGATATTTATCTTGGGATCAATGTTCTCAACTTTAGATTACAACAGCTTACAAGCTGCTATATCAGGAGCGACAAACTTAGACGTAACTACTTTATCTATTGCAGCTTTCTGTTTGTTTATTGGAGCTTGTGGAAAATCAGCACAGATTCCGTTATACACTTGGTTGCCGGATGCGATGGCAGGACCAACGCCAGTTTCGGCTTTGATTCACGCTGCTACGATGGTAACAGCAGGTATCTTTATGATTACGCGTTTGAATTATGTATTTGATTTGGCTCCAGATGTTCAAAACATCATCGCCATTGTTGGAGCAGTTACTTCATTGGTAGCGGCAACAATAGCTTTAGTTCAAACAGACATCAAAAAAGTATTGGCTTACTCTACAGTTTCTCAATTAGGATTAATGTTTTTGGCATTAGGATTGGGAGCTTATGAAGTTGCCGTTTTCCACGTAATCACACACGCTTTCTTCAAAGCTTGTTTGTTCTTGGGTTCTGGTTCTGTTATTCACGCTTTGCATGGCGAACAAGACATGCGCAACATGGGTGGATTGAAAAAATGGATGGGAGTTACTTTCTTCACCTTTTTAATCTCATCACTAGCGATTTCAGGAATTCCTCCTTTCTCAGGTTTCTTTTCGAAAGATGAAATTTTGATGGTCGCTTTCGAACACAATAAAGTACTTTGGTTTATTGCGTCTTTAGCTTCGCTATTGACAGCTTTTTATATGTTCCGTTTACTATACCTTACTTTCTTCAATGATTTTAGAGGTACTGAAAAACAAAAAAATCATTTACACGAAAGTCCAGCGTTGATTACGTTTCCTTTAATTGTTTTAGCAATTTTGGCGGCAATTGGTGGACTGATTAGTTTACCAACAAATAGTTGGCTGAACGGATATTTAGCTCCTTTATTTTCGAAAGAAGCGCACGAAGCTCATCACTTTGGAACACAAGAATATTCTCTAATGGCTATTGCCGTTATTGGTGGACTGGTAGGAATAGGAATTGCTTTTTCGAAATACTTGAAACAAAATCAAGTTCCAGAATCAGACGAAAATATCACTGGTTTTGCTAAAACATTATATAACAAATATTATGTGGACGAAGCATATGATTTTGTTTTTGTAAAATCAATCAATGGTTTATCTAATTTTTTCAGAGACCAAGTAGAAACAGGCTTATCATCACTAGTATTTGGCTTAGGCAAAATTACGAACGAAATAGGCTATCAAGGTAAAAAAGTACAAAGCGGAAGTATTGGATTGTATGTATTCATTTTTGTTTTGGGACTTAGCGCCATATTAACCTACTTATTTTTAGCACAATAA
- a CDS encoding complex I subunit 4 family protein: MNVSLLLIILLVGSFLTFLSGDKLASKVALLFSLVALGVSVALLNSFNLGEDINFVAPWINQPKISFALAADGLAIAMLLLTTALTPIIIFSSFGTEFKNAKSIYSLILFMAFAMAGTFLAADGLLYYIFWELALIPIYFIALIWGNGDAEDRKNAVVKFFIYTLAGSLFMLIAFVYLYQKAGSFMIEDLYALDLSDNEQNWIFAAFFLAYAIKIPLIPFHTWQAKVYQKAPTVGTMLLSGIMLKMGLYSVIRWQLPIAPDAAKGHADLMIAIGIAGVIYGSIVALRQKDLKKLLAYSSLAHVGLIAAGAYALNLDGFRGAVLQMIAHGFVVVGLFFVAEIIYRRYETRTISEMGGIRTQTPKFASLFMILVLASVALPTTFNFVGEFTVLYSLSQINVWFAVLGGTTIILGAYYMLKMYQHVMLGETNSKPFAEVNFNEGLSLVLIVAVLFIFGMYPKPINDLITPSLEHILAVINR, translated from the coding sequence ATGAATGTATCTCTTCTATTAATAATTCTTTTAGTTGGTTCTTTTTTAACCTTTCTATCAGGCGATAAACTAGCTTCAAAAGTAGCTTTACTTTTTAGCCTTGTTGCGCTAGGAGTAAGTGTAGCTTTACTGAATAGCTTTAACCTTGGCGAAGACATTAACTTTGTTGCTCCTTGGATTAATCAACCTAAAATCTCGTTTGCATTAGCTGCAGATGGTTTGGCAATCGCAATGTTGTTATTGACAACAGCTTTGACTCCGATTATTATTTTCTCTTCTTTTGGAACTGAATTTAAAAATGCAAAAAGCATTTATAGTTTGATTTTGTTTATGGCTTTTGCCATGGCAGGAACTTTCTTGGCTGCTGATGGACTTTTATATTACATTTTTTGGGAATTAGCTTTAATTCCGATTTATTTTATTGCTTTAATTTGGGGGAATGGCGACGCCGAAGACCGCAAAAATGCAGTGGTAAAATTCTTTATCTATACTTTGGCTGGATCATTATTTATGCTAATTGCGTTTGTGTATTTATACCAAAAAGCAGGAAGTTTTATGATCGAAGATTTATATGCTTTGGATCTATCTGATAATGAACAAAACTGGATTTTTGCCGCTTTCTTTTTAGCATATGCGATTAAGATTCCGTTAATTCCTTTTCATACTTGGCAAGCGAAGGTATATCAAAAAGCACCTACCGTTGGAACCATGTTACTTTCGGGTATAATGTTGAAAATGGGATTGTACAGTGTTATCCGTTGGCAGTTGCCTATTGCACCGGATGCAGCAAAAGGACATGCAGACCTAATGATTGCAATTGGAATTGCAGGTGTCATCTACGGTTCGATTGTAGCTTTACGTCAAAAAGACTTAAAAAAATTACTAGCTTATTCTTCTCTAGCACACGTTGGGTTGATTGCAGCTGGAGCATATGCACTAAACCTTGACGGTTTTCGAGGTGCAGTTTTACAAATGATAGCACACGGATTTGTTGTTGTTGGTTTATTCTTTGTAGCCGAAATAATCTATAGAAGATACGAAACAAGAACCATTTCAGAAATGGGTGGTATTCGTACTCAAACTCCAAAATTTGCTTCCTTGTTTATGATCTTGGTATTGGCATCGGTAGCGTTACCAACCACTTTCAACTTTGTAGGTGAGTTTACAGTTTTATACAGTCTATCACAAATTAATGTTTGGTTTGCCGTTTTAGGTGGAACAACTATTATCCTTGGAGCATATTATATGTTGAAAATGTACCAACACGTAATGTTAGGAGAAACAAACTCTAAACCTTTTGCCGAAGTAAATTTCAACGAAGGGTTATCATTAGTTCTTATCGTTGCGGTTTTATTTATATTTGGTATGTATCCAAAACCAATTAATGATTTGATTACGCCGAGTTTAGAGCATATCTTAGCGGTGATAAATAGATAA
- a CDS encoding NADH-quinone oxidoreductase subunit J family protein: MSTVLIIFCVLAAITLSTAFLTVFSRNPIHSALYLVICFFSIAGHYLLLNSQFLAIVHVIVYSGAIMILFLFTIMLMNLNEKKEVHRPRITRLGAIVAFSLICIVLILIFINSKPIVGEYTSTGQDYQSIKVLGKVLLNEYMVPFEFASVLLLVAMIGAVLLSKKEKIEK; this comes from the coding sequence ATGTCAACAGTACTTATTATATTTTGTGTTTTGGCTGCTATTACATTGTCTACCGCTTTTTTGACAGTTTTTAGTAGAAATCCTATTCACAGTGCGCTTTACCTTGTAATTTGTTTTTTCTCGATTGCAGGTCATTACCTTTTATTGAATTCCCAGTTTTTGGCTATCGTTCACGTGATCGTCTATTCGGGAGCGATTATGATTTTGTTTCTGTTTACCATCATGTTGATGAATTTGAACGAAAAGAAAGAAGTACATCGCCCAAGGATTACACGTTTAGGAGCGATTGTCGCTTTTAGTTTAATCTGTATTGTTTTGATTCTTATTTTTATCAATTCGAAACCAATTGTGGGTGAATACACTTCGACTGGTCAAGATTACCAATCGATAAAAGTACTTGGAAAAGTATTACTGAACGAATACATGGTTCCTTTTGAATTTGCATCTGTACTATTATTGGTTGCGATGATTGGAGCGGTATTATTGTCTAAGAAAGAAAAAATAGAAAAATAA
- a CDS encoding NuoI/complex I 23 kDa subunit family protein has translation MAIETISLSGRKKQVSHKEMSFLERMYIIAIFKGLWITLKHLFSRKVTIQYPEQVREMSPVYRGQHQLKRDEQGRENCTACGLCALSCPAEAITMKAAERKANEKHLYREEKYAEIYEINMLRCIFCGLCEEACPKDAVYLTTSKVLVPSSYEREDFIFGKDRLVMPLDVAMQNTQLKNAN, from the coding sequence ATGGCAATAGAAACCATATCCTTATCGGGAAGAAAAAAGCAAGTCTCTCACAAAGAGATGAGTTTTTTGGAACGGATGTACATCATTGCAATCTTTAAGGGATTGTGGATTACGTTAAAGCATTTGTTCTCCAGAAAAGTAACGATTCAGTATCCTGAGCAAGTACGTGAAATGAGTCCTGTGTATCGTGGGCAACACCAATTGAAACGCGATGAGCAAGGTAGAGAAAACTGTACTGCTTGTGGTTTGTGTGCTTTGTCATGTCCTGCTGAGGCCATTACAATGAAAGCAGCAGAGCGTAAGGCGAATGAAAAACATTTGTACCGTGAGGAGAAATATGCCGAAATATATGAAATCAATATGTTGCGTTGTATCTTTTGTGGATTGTGCGAAGAGGCTTGTCCTAAAGATGCCGTTTACTTAACGACTTCAAAAGTATTGGTACCTTCTAGCTATGAGAGAGAAGATTTCATTTTTGGAAAAGATAGATTAGTGATGCCTCTTGATGTGGCAATGCAAAATACCCAACTTAAAAACGCTAATTAA
- a CDS encoding NADH-quinone oxidoreductase subunit N, whose amino-acid sequence MNTLIAIVGLGILCLILEIFDFRKAIIPISIIGLLAVLGLNISEFNSPEAYYNNMIIVSKFSTSFSALFIVLTIFLIALSHKFYEHHQTQLSDFVAIKLFLLSGAVAMVSFGNLAMFFLGIEVLSISLYVLASSDRKSIKSNEAGMKYFLMGSFASGIILFGICLIYGAMGTFDVTEISELSYSAELPVWFPIGIILVTVGMFFKIAAVPFHFWAPDVYEGSPALTTALMSTLAKVVAIATLFKLLTAMNAEISEQFQLIIVIVSMASMTVGNIMALRQVNVKRMLAFSGISHAGFMLMTLLIATNAAGTLLYYTSAYALAGIAAFSVILYVTYNKNNEDINNFHGLGKTNPLLAAILTAALLSMAGIPIFAGFFAKLFLFNQTIAAGYISLVIVAVINSIIAVGYYFKLILAMYNKEPNETRTATPFVIYAVAVIAIVLNIALGFFPSLVLDLLA is encoded by the coding sequence ATGAATACATTAATAGCTATAGTAGGACTAGGTATTTTATGCCTAATATTGGAGATTTTCGACTTTAGAAAAGCAATTATTCCAATTAGTATTATTGGATTGTTGGCTGTTTTAGGATTGAATATCTCTGAATTCAATTCTCCAGAAGCTTATTACAATAATATGATTATCGTGAGCAAGTTTTCAACTTCGTTCTCGGCATTGTTTATTGTCTTAACGATTTTCTTGATTGCCTTGAGCCATAAGTTTTATGAGCACCATCAAACGCAACTTTCTGATTTTGTAGCTATCAAACTCTTTTTACTTTCTGGAGCAGTTGCCATGGTTTCTTTTGGAAACTTAGCAATGTTCTTTTTAGGAATCGAAGTACTATCAATTTCTTTGTACGTATTAGCATCAAGCGATAGAAAAAGTATAAAAAGTAATGAGGCAGGTATGAAATATTTTCTAATGGGATCATTTGCTTCTGGAATTATCTTATTCGGAATCTGTTTGATCTACGGAGCAATGGGAACTTTTGATGTAACCGAAATTAGTGAGCTATCGTATTCAGCTGAATTACCTGTTTGGTTTCCTATCGGAATCATATTGGTGACCGTTGGAATGTTCTTCAAGATCGCAGCAGTACCTTTCCATTTCTGGGCTCCAGATGTGTACGAAGGTTCTCCAGCGTTGACAACTGCTTTGATGAGTACTTTGGCGAAAGTAGTTGCAATTGCAACTTTGTTCAAATTACTTACTGCAATGAATGCTGAGATTTCAGAACAATTTCAATTGATTATTGTGATCGTTTCTATGGCTTCGATGACCGTTGGTAATATCATGGCATTGCGTCAAGTAAATGTAAAACGTATGTTGGCATTCTCCGGAATTTCACATGCCGGTTTTATGTTAATGACTTTATTAATTGCTACCAATGCAGCAGGAACATTATTGTACTACACCTCAGCATACGCTTTGGCAGGAATCGCCGCTTTTAGTGTGATTTTATATGTTACCTACAACAAAAACAATGAAGACATCAACAACTTCCACGGATTAGGAAAAACAAACCCTTTATTGGCAGCGATATTAACAGCAGCTTTATTATCTATGGCAGGTATTCCTATTTTTGCAGGTTTCTTTGCTAAGTTGTTTTTATTCAACCAAACAATTGCAGCAGGATATATTTCTCTGGTAATTGTAGCGGTTATCAACTCGATCATCGCTGTTGGATATTATTTCAAATTGATTTTAGCGATGTACAACAAAGAACCAAATGAAACGAGAACAGCTACACCATTTGTAATCTACGCCGTTGCAGTGATCGCTATCGTGCTTAATATTGCATTAGGTTTCTTCCCTTCACTAGTATTGGATTTATTAGCTTAA